The genomic segment AACGCGGAATGGCCGACGTTATTCGCGAGGGTGACATCACCGATGACTGGCTGGACACCTACCTGCAGTCGTTATTATCCGATACCGAACGTATTGCTACCATGAGTTCCGCCGCAAAAAAAAGCGCGGATGTTGCAGGGGTTGCTAAACTGGCCGACCTCGTTCAAAATATCGCATCCGGCACATCATGCTAAGTCATCTTCCATTCGCTGAAAAGGATGTGCAGGCGTTGAATCAAGCTCTCCGCCAAAAGCCGCAAACCATTTATATGATGGGCATCGGCGGCATAGGAATGGCTGGACTGGCTCAGTTGCTTCACCAATCCGGCCATCAGGTCTGCGGCTCAGATTGTCAGGCAAATCAACTAACAGATCATCTGATAACGCAGGGCCTGTCCGTTTTTATTGGACATAAAAGTCGCCAGATTCCATCCGACACCACCATGGCCATCCGTTCCATGGCCATCCCCTGCTCCAACCCGGAATGGCAGGAACTGCTCAAACGCGAAATCCCCGTTTATCTTCGCGGCTTAGCCCTCGCCGCATTTTGCGGAACAAGAAAAACCATCGCTGTCACAGGAACCCACGGCAAAACCACCACATCCGCACGCACCGCTATACTGGCTCGTGCGCTGGATAAAAACCCCGGTTATTTTATCGGGGGTGAAGTACAGAACCTGGACGATATCGGCCACGTCGGCACCTCCGCCCTCTTTGTTACGGAAGCCGACGAAAGCGATGGAACGCTGGCTTTTTATCGCCCTCAGACGCTCATCATAACCAATATTGAATATGATCATATGGAACACTTTTCCTCACGCAAACAAATGGAAGACTGCTTTCAATCTGCGCTGAACCACGCCCGACATGCCATTTACTGCGCCGATGACCCCGTAGCGTCTCGGCTGACCCGATCCCATCCATCATCACTGAGTTATGGCACAGACAATCAGAGCGATCTGCAAATCACCCACTACACCGACTCACCCCAAGGTGCCTCTTTTCGCTTTCATGCAAACAACGACGCATTACAGCAGCTTGCCGGCATCTTTTCCATCCCTGTCCACGGACTGCACAACGTACTCAATACCGCCGCCTCCTGCATCGCCTGTGCGCCATGGATTAATGATCAGCGACTTCTTCGTGAAACCTTAGCCCGAGGTGTGCACATCAAACGACGCTTCCAGCCTGTTGGAACACACAACGGAGCGACCATCATATCGGACTACGCCCACCACCCTACTGAAATACGGGCTCTGATTCAAATGGCGAAACCCCTTGGATTCCAAAAAATCATCATGGTCT from the Spartobacteria bacterium genome contains:
- the murC gene encoding UDP-N-acetylmuramate--L-alanine ligase: MLSHLPFAEKDVQALNQALRQKPQTIYMMGIGGIGMAGLAQLLHQSGHQVCGSDCQANQLTDHLITQGLSVFIGHKSRQIPSDTTMAIRSMAIPCSNPEWQELLKREIPVYLRGLALAAFCGTRKTIAVTGTHGKTTTSARTAILARALDKNPGYFIGGEVQNLDDIGHVGTSALFVTEADESDGTLAFYRPQTLIITNIEYDHMEHFSSRKQMEDCFQSALNHARHAIYCADDPVASRLTRSHPSSLSYGTDNQSDLQITHYTDSPQGASFRFHANNDALQQLAGIFSIPVHGLHNVLNTAASCIACAPWINDQRLLRETLARGVHIKRRFQPVGTHNGATIISDYAHHPTEIRALIQMAKPLGFQKIIMVYQPHRFTRTLALKQYFPAAFDGMDELILCPVYAASEPPLPGGTSHDLLDCIHAHNPQRPATLVDHCDDLDPILSDRMQPGTLILLVGAGDIEHVALRLQRKITTVVDRPQKNLHK